The Chitinophaga flava genome has a segment encoding these proteins:
- a CDS encoding RNA polymerase sigma factor: protein MTDFVHQSSEGENFAHEYFQLFREGNERGLNYIYNKLYKSVFSFARKIIQDEFEITTIIQNAFKLIWDLRNTMQNVAHIKAVICNSVRWGCYNYLRSGYSRIKRGTMSLEHYEDQGISLAVYDPQREIIQWEKALDEQEKVDLIEKAIEHIPEKRKKIMQLILQGYSYKQIAKVTGQSHQYIVAEEERCIRILQPIIDRIRKAHDASKQVKPICISDYKIYLSPLQTRIFELFYENGYSFPEISKELYSAQGEIIRQFFKATEIIDKVNKPGKS, encoded by the coding sequence ATGACTGACTTTGTTCATCAATCGTCAGAAGGGGAAAACTTTGCCCATGAATACTTCCAGCTATTTAGAGAAGGTAATGAGAGAGGTCTTAATTACATATACAACAAGCTGTACAAGTCTGTATTTAGCTTCGCCCGTAAAATAATACAGGACGAATTTGAAATTACAACCATTATCCAAAATGCATTCAAACTGATCTGGGACCTCCGGAACACCATGCAAAATGTAGCGCACATCAAGGCTGTCATCTGCAATTCCGTTCGGTGGGGTTGTTATAATTACCTCCGTAGTGGTTATTCCAGGATTAAACGTGGAACAATGTCCTTGGAGCATTACGAGGATCAGGGTATTTCATTGGCAGTTTATGATCCGCAAAGAGAAATCATACAATGGGAAAAAGCACTGGATGAACAGGAAAAAGTTGACCTCATCGAAAAGGCTATTGAGCACATTCCCGAAAAAAGAAAAAAAATAATGCAACTGATTTTGCAAGGCTACTCCTATAAGCAGATTGCAAAAGTTACCGGACAGTCTCATCAGTATATTGTCGCGGAAGAAGAAAGATGCATAAGAATATTACAGCCCATCATCGACCGGATAAGAAAGGCCCATGATGCTTCGAAACAAGTAAAACCCATATGCATATCAGATTACAAAATTTATCTTTCCCCGCTGCAAACACGAATTTTTGAACTGTTTTATGAAAACGGCTACTCCTTCCCCGAGATAAGCAAAGAGCTGTACAGTGCGCAAGGAGAAATAATACGACAGTTCTTTAAGGCCACCGAAATTATCGACAAGGTGAACAAACCTGGAAAAAGTTGA
- a CDS encoding DUF262 domain-containing protein codes for MFQLNNEQAHILNYKPSYQRNYVWTDVKATYLIETILLHGEIPPIVIYIKEKIWEVIDGRQRCETIDRFIRGRFSLKPQGLDKLWNLAGKKFSQLDEKLQERILNTSLRLIQIKASDHANINAAAEEIVKREIFKRYNLGISPLKKEEVFNAQYIQDEINIYFKTQFEKDTRFYSQVMDLFDHRRKNKETMMQHIRQVLVLHHIPINKFTHKREDIVNMYYDYLSYNIVNKGDPENIPLLFNNFREKCSILLEIKKQFDEAKIPSNGLIYECLFWALSVCEEEKVTIKEINNPTFKEKLVGYLDKQTQNFPLERNNLVEIITKRYNLVANFFTSQLNVSFVRYLRSDDEFLVTHKEKMHQYMAERFAPGKEQEHFSKMDPTSTSVSDILDRIKRGKFKIKPAYQRSEVMNITKASSLIESILLGIKIHPLYIYVRKDGVAEVIDGQQRLLTMIGFLGERYTDEKGKMVLSKKNNFELNLRTGLLPHLHKKKFRQLSEEEQSCIRNFDLEVIEIKEENNKHFLPEELFKRINHKPFPIKENTFECWNAYVDSEIIEAIKDTYKRNNWLYLRKDDKRMLNEELVTSLCYLHYMTTGEANLRNIKEILEINKRQSAAIVKFKTKANITRVLENPAFKAELLLALNDFEAEFIEKMKLLISKPTGKSTESISSKRLDAILQTGSVRVSMSFYLLWVLLKGLPIEYLKEDPSTVQRRIMKVFSMLRTYESAEKIEAAIKETWSALPVSLAN; via the coding sequence GTGTTTCAGCTGAATAATGAGCAGGCCCATATTTTAAACTACAAGCCCTCCTACCAACGCAATTATGTGTGGACAGACGTAAAGGCTACCTACCTCATCGAAACCATTCTCCTACATGGGGAGATACCACCGATCGTGATATACATCAAAGAAAAAATCTGGGAAGTGATAGATGGCAGGCAGCGATGCGAAACGATTGACCGGTTTATCAGAGGCCGCTTCTCTCTAAAGCCACAAGGACTGGATAAACTATGGAATCTGGCAGGAAAAAAATTCTCACAGCTCGATGAAAAACTGCAGGAGCGTATACTCAATACCTCGCTCCGGTTAATCCAGATAAAGGCCTCAGACCATGCAAATATAAATGCAGCCGCTGAGGAAATTGTAAAGCGGGAAATCTTCAAACGATACAATTTGGGCATATCACCCTTAAAGAAAGAAGAAGTATTCAACGCCCAATACATCCAGGATGAAATAAATATCTATTTTAAAACACAATTTGAAAAAGATACCAGGTTCTATAGCCAGGTAATGGATTTGTTTGACCACAGGCGCAAAAACAAGGAAACGATGATGCAGCATATCCGGCAAGTTCTGGTATTACATCATATTCCCATCAATAAATTCACGCATAAAAGGGAAGATATAGTTAATATGTACTATGACTATCTTTCCTACAACATCGTTAATAAAGGGGATCCTGAAAACATTCCACTTCTTTTTAACAACTTCAGGGAAAAATGCAGTATCCTCCTGGAAATAAAAAAACAATTTGATGAGGCGAAAATCCCTTCCAATGGACTCATTTATGAGTGTTTATTTTGGGCATTGTCCGTCTGTGAAGAAGAGAAGGTAACGATTAAAGAAATCAACAATCCTACCTTTAAAGAAAAACTGGTTGGTTATCTTGACAAACAAACCCAGAACTTTCCACTGGAACGCAACAATCTCGTTGAAATAATAACCAAACGTTACAACCTGGTTGCCAACTTCTTCACATCTCAGCTAAACGTATCTTTTGTACGCTATCTTAGAAGTGATGATGAGTTTCTGGTGACGCATAAGGAGAAGATGCATCAATACATGGCGGAACGTTTTGCCCCCGGGAAAGAACAGGAACATTTTTCCAAAATGGACCCAACATCAACTTCTGTCAGTGATATCCTCGACAGAATCAAACGAGGAAAATTCAAGATCAAACCGGCCTACCAACGTAGTGAAGTAATGAACATTACGAAGGCATCTTCATTAATTGAGAGTATCCTGTTAGGTATCAAAATACACCCCTTGTATATCTATGTGAGAAAAGACGGCGTGGCTGAAGTAATTGATGGTCAACAGCGGCTATTGACAATGATCGGATTCCTTGGAGAGCGGTACACTGATGAGAAGGGGAAAATGGTCCTTTCCAAAAAAAATAATTTCGAGCTCAACTTACGGACAGGGTTATTACCCCATCTGCATAAAAAGAAATTCAGACAGCTCTCTGAAGAAGAACAATCCTGTATAAGAAATTTTGATCTGGAGGTGATAGAGATTAAGGAAGAAAACAACAAACACTTTCTCCCTGAAGAATTATTCAAACGGATCAACCACAAGCCTTTTCCCATTAAAGAAAATACTTTCGAATGCTGGAATGCGTATGTTGACAGTGAAATCATTGAGGCAATCAAGGATACCTACAAGAGAAACAACTGGCTGTATTTAAGAAAAGATGACAAAAGGATGCTTAACGAAGAACTTGTTACCTCTTTGTGTTATCTGCACTATATGACCACAGGAGAAGCAAACCTAAGAAACATCAAAGAAATCCTGGAAATAAACAAACGCCAGTCTGCCGCCATTGTTAAATTCAAAACCAAAGCAAACATCACAAGGGTACTGGAAAATCCGGCTTTCAAAGCAGAACTACTATTGGCCCTGAATGATTTTGAAGCAGAATTCATCGAAAAAATGAAGCTGTTAATTTCAAAGCCCACAGGAAAATCCACCGAATCCATCAGCAGCAAACGATTGGATGCCATTCTTCAAACAGGATCAGTAAGGGTTTCCATGAGTTTTTATTTATTGTGGGTATTATTAAAAGGTCTTCCCATTGAATATCTCAAAGAAGACCCCTCTACTGTACAACGTAGAATCATGAAAGTGTTTTCAATGCTACGCACCTATGAATCAGCAGAAAAAATAGAAGCAGCCATAAAAGAAACATGGTCAGCGCTACCAGTATCTCTTGCAAATTAA